One window from the genome of Bacillus weihaiensis encodes:
- a CDS encoding Na/Pi cotransporter family protein, translating into MELDIQKMIFEFIGGLGIFLFGIKYMGDGLQRSAGDKLRDILDKFTTNPIMGVLAGIIVTILIQSSSGTTVITVGLVSAGFMTLRQAIGVIMGANIGTTVTAFIIGIKISDYALPIIALGAVLLFFFKSKRIHSLGQIVFGFGTLFFGLDLMGEGMKPLRALQAFQDLTVSMSDNPLLGVLVGTIFTVIVQSSSATIGILQELFGQGLVDIKAALPVLFGDNIGTTITAVLASIGASVAARRAALTHVIFNLLGTTIFLIFLPLFTIFVQFLQLKLELNPEMTIAFAHGTFNFSNTLIQLPLIGVLAWIVTKLIPGNDSVVEYKPKHLDPIFIEQSSSIALGQAKEEVLRMGKFAVIGLEASSEYQKTFQQKHADTSMQLEDAINNLDRKITDYLILISRSEMSPAESEEHSMLLDTVRDIERIGDHFENVVELVNYQITNKVKLTDSAKNDLEEMFVLTIQTLKDALTSLDDKDTALASKVLKSEEQIDKMERTLRKKHILRINEGTCTGSAGIIFVDIISNLERIGDHSVNIAEAVLGNRD; encoded by the coding sequence TTGGAATTAGATATCCAGAAGATGATTTTTGAATTCATAGGAGGTCTTGGGATATTTCTATTTGGAATTAAGTATATGGGAGATGGTCTCCAAAGATCTGCTGGAGATAAGCTTAGAGATATATTAGATAAGTTTACGACAAACCCAATAATGGGTGTACTAGCAGGGATAATTGTTACTATACTTATTCAATCAAGTAGTGGTACAACTGTAATAACTGTTGGATTAGTTAGTGCTGGTTTTATGACACTTAGACAAGCTATTGGTGTCATAATGGGTGCAAATATCGGTACGACCGTTACAGCATTTATTATTGGAATAAAGATATCAGACTATGCTCTTCCTATTATTGCTCTAGGTGCTGTTTTACTGTTTTTCTTTAAATCGAAAAGAATTCATAGTTTAGGTCAAATTGTCTTTGGTTTCGGTACGTTATTTTTTGGTTTAGATTTAATGGGAGAAGGAATGAAACCACTTCGTGCACTCCAAGCCTTTCAGGATTTAACAGTTAGTATGAGTGATAATCCATTATTGGGTGTATTGGTAGGAACTATTTTTACTGTCATAGTACAAAGTTCTAGTGCAACTATTGGTATCCTTCAAGAGCTTTTTGGGCAAGGCTTAGTTGACATCAAAGCGGCATTGCCTGTATTGTTTGGTGATAACATCGGTACGACGATTACGGCTGTTTTAGCATCAATCGGAGCATCAGTTGCAGCTAGACGAGCGGCACTAACACATGTCATTTTTAACCTTTTAGGTACAACAATATTTTTAATCTTTTTACCATTGTTTACAATTTTTGTTCAGTTCTTACAATTAAAACTTGAATTAAATCCAGAAATGACGATTGCTTTTGCTCATGGTACTTTTAACTTTAGTAATACATTAATCCAATTACCATTGATTGGTGTACTGGCATGGATTGTTACAAAATTAATTCCTGGAAATGATTCGGTTGTGGAATATAAACCGAAACATTTAGATCCAATATTTATTGAACAATCCTCTTCAATAGCTCTTGGTCAAGCTAAGGAAGAAGTACTTAGAATGGGGAAATTTGCAGTTATCGGGCTTGAAGCTTCTAGTGAATATCAGAAGACTTTCCAACAGAAACACGCAGATACTTCTATGCAGCTTGAAGATGCGATAAATAATCTGGACCGTAAAATTACGGATTATTTGATTCTTATCTCAAGAAGCGAAATGTCTCCAGCAGAATCTGAAGAACACAGTATGCTATTAGATACGGTAAGAGATATTGAGAGAATTGGCGATCATTTTGAAAATGTAGTTGAACTTGTCAATTATCAGATAACAAATAAAGTAAAATTAACGGATTCAGCTAAAAATGATCTAGAAGAGATGTTTGTATTAACTATTCAAACTTTAAAAGATGCCTTGACGTCACTAGATGATAAAGATACAGCTTTAGCGTCAAAAGTGTTGAAATCAGAAGAACAGATCGACAAAATGGAACGAACATTACGTAAGAAGCATATCCTTCGTATTAATGAGGGAACATGTACAGGATCAGCAGGGATTATTTTTGTTGACATCATTAGTAATTTAGAGAGAATTGGCGATCATTCTGTAAATATTGCTGAAGCAGTATTAGGCAATAGAGATTAA
- a CDS encoding DUF456 domain-containing protein yields the protein MDTIYWIIIIGLFIIAFIGLIYPIIPSVLFLIAGFVLYGYLFSFTRLPFSFWVIQGLLVAVLFGADYLSNMIGVKKFGGSKAAIWGSTIGLLVGPFVLPVIGIILGPFLGAIIAELIVHKKSLSHAFKSGIGSLIGFISGVAAKALIQICMIVYFIYLVV from the coding sequence ATGGATACAATATATTGGATTATCATTATTGGTTTATTTATCATTGCTTTTATTGGCTTAATCTATCCTATTATCCCAAGTGTTTTGTTTCTTATTGCAGGGTTTGTTCTCTATGGCTATTTATTTAGTTTTACACGTCTGCCCTTTTCTTTTTGGGTGATACAAGGTTTACTCGTAGCTGTTTTATTTGGTGCTGATTATTTATCTAATATGATAGGTGTGAAGAAATTTGGTGGGAGTAAAGCTGCTATTTGGGGGAGTACGATTGGTTTGCTAGTAGGGCCTTTTGTCTTACCTGTTATTGGTATAATTCTTGGACCTTTTTTAGGTGCAATCATTGCTGAACTAATCGTCCACAAGAAGAGTCTATCACATGCATTTAAAAGTGGGATTGGCTCACTTATAGGCTTTATATCTGGAGTTGCAGCTAAAGCTCTAATCCAAATTTGTATGATTGTTTACTTTATTTATTTAGTGGTATAA
- the sodA gene encoding superoxide dismutase SodA, producing the protein MAYELPQLPYAYDALEPHIDKETMNIHHTKHHNTYITNVNGALEGHADLASKSVEELVSNLDAVPEAIRPAVRNNGGGHANHSLFWSILSPNGGGEPTGELADAITAKFGSYDNFKEEFAKAATTRFGSGWAWLVVNNGEIEVTSTPNQDSPLMEGKTPILGLDVWEHAYYLNYQNRRPDYISSFWNVVNWDEVSKRYTSAK; encoded by the coding sequence ATGGCTTACGAATTACCTCAATTACCTTATGCATACGATGCACTAGAACCACATATCGACAAAGAAACGATGAATATTCATCATACAAAACATCATAATACTTACATCACTAATGTGAATGGTGCACTAGAAGGACATGCGGACCTTGCAAGCAAATCAGTGGAGGAACTAGTTTCTAATTTAGATGCTGTTCCAGAAGCTATTCGCCCTGCTGTACGTAACAATGGTGGTGGACATGCAAACCATAGCTTATTCTGGTCAATTTTATCACCTAATGGTGGTGGAGAGCCAACAGGCGAATTAGCGGATGCAATTACGGCTAAATTTGGTAGCTATGATAATTTCAAAGAAGAATTTGCTAAAGCTGCAACTACTCGTTTTGGTTCAGGCTGGGCTTGGTTAGTTGTAAATAATGGTGAAATTGAAGTTACTAGCACACCAAATCAAGATTCTCCTCTAATGGAAGGTAAAACACCTATCCTTGGATTAGATGTTTGGGAGCATGCTTACTACTTAAATTATCAAAACCGTCGTCCTGATTACATTTCTTCTTTCTGGAATGTTGTAAACTGGGATGAAGTATCAAAACGCTATACTTCTGCAAAATAA
- a CDS encoding MFS transporter encodes MSKLQRVFGDIEVSKDLLLLLCIGGLYSLSISLSNTFVNVYLWKQSGQFLDLGIYNLSIVTLQPLTFIVAGRLAKKIDRVMVLRLGVIFLAIFFLSVLIIGSNAAKFLILLGGTLGVGYGFYWLAFNVLTFEITEPETRDFFNGFLGIMNSTAGMIGPIIAGFIISRFENFTGYTTIFSISLLLFSGAVILSFFLKRRPADGDYLFIRIIKERKNNKNWWLITSAHFFQGLREGTFIFIIGVFVFITTGSELALGTFGLVNSGVAFLSYYIAARVIKKNRRKPFILIGGSILYLSISLLIFDLTYTKLLIYAGLIAIGYPMLLVPYMSLTYDVIGKAWNAAKARIEYIVVKELFLNAGRIVSILCFIFAITVFDEKKSIPVLLPIIGMGHLIIFFFVRHVRIESDDITLEKSKDNSVVKTNVVDGDNSGN; translated from the coding sequence ATGTCTAAATTACAAAGAGTTTTTGGTGACATAGAGGTAAGCAAGGATTTGCTACTCCTATTATGTATTGGGGGATTATATTCATTAAGTATTTCTTTATCAAATACATTTGTAAATGTGTATTTATGGAAACAGTCGGGGCAATTTTTAGATTTAGGTATTTACAATTTATCGATCGTTACTTTGCAACCTTTAACGTTTATTGTTGCAGGTCGGTTGGCTAAGAAAATAGATCGTGTCATGGTATTACGATTAGGGGTTATTTTTTTAGCGATCTTCTTTTTATCGGTCCTAATTATTGGCTCAAATGCTGCAAAGTTCTTAATACTTTTGGGAGGGACACTAGGAGTAGGATATGGATTTTATTGGCTAGCTTTTAATGTATTAACTTTTGAAATAACAGAGCCAGAGACTAGGGATTTTTTTAATGGGTTTTTAGGGATTATGAATTCAACAGCTGGAATGATTGGCCCTATTATTGCAGGGTTTATCATTTCTAGATTTGAAAACTTTACGGGATATACAACTATTTTCAGCATATCTTTATTACTGTTTTCAGGTGCAGTCATCTTGAGCTTTTTCCTAAAAAGAAGGCCAGCAGATGGGGATTATCTTTTTATTAGGATTATTAAAGAGCGCAAGAACAATAAAAACTGGTGGTTAATTACAAGCGCGCATTTTTTCCAAGGACTAAGAGAAGGAACCTTTATTTTTATAATAGGGGTGTTTGTTTTTATTACGACAGGAAGTGAATTAGCACTAGGAACTTTTGGCTTGGTTAACTCTGGTGTTGCTTTTCTTTCTTACTATATAGCTGCGAGGGTTATTAAGAAAAATCGTAGGAAACCGTTTATATTAATTGGTGGTTCAATCCTCTACTTATCCATCTCTTTATTAATATTTGATTTAACGTATACAAAGCTGTTGATTTATGCAGGATTAATTGCTATTGGATACCCAATGCTTCTTGTTCCCTACATGTCCTTAACATACGATGTGATTGGAAAGGCTTGGAATGCAGCAAAAGCGAGAATAGAGTATATCGTGGTGAAGGAGCTCTTCTTAAATGCAGGTAGAATTGTTTCGATCTTATGCTTTATTTTTGCAATAACAGTATTTGATGAAAAGAAGAGTATCCCTGTATTATTACCAATTATAGGTATGGGACATCTTATTATCTTCTTTTTCGTAAGACATGTAAGAATTGAATCCGACGATATTACCCTTGAAAAATCAAAAGATAATTCTGTAGTAAAAACAAATGTTGTTGATGGAGATAATAGTGGAAATTAA
- a CDS encoding PstS family phosphate ABC transporter substrate-binding protein yields the protein MKNFKFLALSIMISSLLAFATACGNEAEEGATEGTTTEETTEGATSEETSEEAAELEGEVAIDGSSTVAPIGEAVSEEFAGVHPKVQAPIGVSGTGGGFEKFIAKETDISEASRPIKEEEKTAAEEAGIEFTEFKVAFDGLSVVVNKENDFLDQLTVEDLKKLWIEDGNVKKWSDINPDWPAEEVKFFSPGTDSGTYDYFNEVILEDEQIVKSAQLSEDDNTLVKGVTGDKNGIGYFGYAYYLENKDNLKVVPIVNEAGEAVEPTNETVESGDYNPLSRPLFIYVNNASIKDKEHVYEYVKFYLENAAELATEVGYVSLPEEEYTTQLETLEGLK from the coding sequence ATGAAAAACTTTAAGTTTCTAGCTTTATCAATTATGATTTCTTCACTACTTGCTTTTGCTACAGCATGTGGTAACGAGGCAGAAGAAGGGGCTACTGAAGGAACAACAACTGAAGAGACTACAGAAGGTGCGACTTCTGAAGAAACTTCAGAAGAAGCTGCTGAATTAGAAGGAGAAGTTGCTATCGACGGTTCTTCTACTGTAGCTCCAATTGGTGAAGCGGTATCTGAAGAATTCGCTGGAGTACACCCGAAAGTACAAGCTCCTATTGGAGTATCTGGTACTGGTGGTGGTTTCGAGAAGTTTATCGCTAAAGAAACTGATATCTCTGAAGCATCTCGTCCAATTAAAGAAGAAGAAAAAACAGCAGCTGAAGAAGCAGGTATTGAATTTACAGAATTTAAAGTAGCATTCGATGGTCTTTCTGTAGTTGTTAATAAAGAAAACGACTTTTTAGACCAATTAACTGTTGAAGATCTGAAAAAACTTTGGATCGAAGATGGTAACGTAAAAAAATGGTCTGACATTAACCCTGATTGGCCAGCTGAAGAGGTTAAATTCTTCTCACCAGGAACTGATTCAGGTACTTATGATTACTTCAATGAAGTAATTTTAGAAGATGAGCAAATTGTTAAATCTGCCCAACTATCTGAAGATGATAACACTCTTGTAAAAGGTGTTACTGGAGATAAAAATGGTATTGGTTACTTTGGATATGCTTACTACTTAGAAAATAAAGACAATTTAAAAGTTGTTCCTATCGTAAATGAAGCAGGAGAAGCTGTAGAGCCAACAAACGAAACTGTTGAATCTGGAGATTACAATCCACTATCTCGTCCATTATTCATTTATGTAAATAACGCTTCTATTAAAGATAAAGAGCATGTATATGAGTATGTGAAATTCTACCTTGAAAATGCGGCTGAATTGGCTACTGAAGTTGGATATGTATCTCTTCCAGAAGAAGAATATACTACTCAACTTGAAACTCTTGAAGGCTTAAAATAA
- the pstC gene encoding phosphate ABC transporter permease subunit PstC translates to MAAINKTVREMIKEKKSKNSTNQIMEKMVPSLLFVLALISILTTVGIVLTLIFETVTFFSRVSIIEFITSKEWYPFFEENASYGIMALISGTLLITVIAIIVAVPIGLASAIFLSEYASDRTRRIIKPILEVLAGIPTIVYGFFALTFVTPLLQKLIPDMSIFNALSPGIVVGIMIIPMIASLSEDAMSSVPNSMREGALALGATKFEVTLKVIVPAAMSGIVASFVLGISRAIGETMIVTLAGGATPKLTFDPTESIQTMTAYIVQVSSGDAGYGTTVYYSIYAVGMTLFLFTLIMNLLAQYISRRYREEY, encoded by the coding sequence ATGGCAGCAATAAACAAAACTGTGCGTGAAATGATTAAAGAGAAAAAGTCTAAAAACAGCACAAATCAAATTATGGAAAAAATGGTTCCTAGTTTACTTTTTGTATTAGCATTAATTTCGATTTTAACAACAGTTGGTATTGTCTTAACATTAATATTTGAAACTGTTACATTTTTTAGTCGTGTTTCAATTATTGAATTCATAACTTCAAAAGAATGGTATCCATTCTTTGAAGAAAATGCTTCATATGGAATTATGGCGCTTATTTCTGGTACGTTATTAATTACGGTTATTGCTATTATTGTTGCTGTTCCTATTGGTTTAGCATCCGCTATCTTTTTGAGTGAATATGCATCAGATCGCACAAGAAGGATCATTAAACCGATTCTTGAAGTTTTAGCTGGTATTCCAACAATTGTATATGGATTCTTTGCTTTAACTTTCGTTACACCATTATTGCAAAAATTGATTCCAGATATGTCTATCTTTAATGCTTTAAGTCCAGGGATTGTAGTCGGAATTATGATAATCCCTATGATTGCTTCGTTATCTGAAGATGCAATGAGCTCAGTACCGAATTCAATGAGAGAAGGAGCACTTGCATTAGGAGCAACAAAATTTGAAGTAACGTTAAAAGTCATTGTACCTGCAGCAATGTCAGGTATAGTTGCATCATTCGTTTTAGGTATTTCTCGTGCAATTGGTGAAACAATGATCGTTACGTTGGCTGGTGGAGCAACTCCTAAACTAACATTCGATCCTACTGAATCAATTCAAACGATGACTGCTTATATTGTCCAAGTTAGTTCTGGTGACGCAGGGTATGGTACGACAGTTTATTATAGTATTTATGCTGTTGGGATGACATTATTCTTGTTCACATTGATCATGAACTTATTAGCTCAATATATTTCTCGTCGTTATAGGGAGGAATACTAA
- the pstA gene encoding phosphate ABC transporter permease PstA, translating into MKLIDKQSVSKNMGKRLAVNNLFKGIFVVAILFTLVVLAVLLYRIFTQGFSFISFDFFQNFASRKPEQSGIKAALVGSLWVMGVTIPIALILAVGTAIYLEEYAKKSKLNAFIQTNISNLAGVPSIVFGLLGLTVFVRFFDLGRSILAGGLTMALLVLPVIVVASQEAIRSVPKDLREASYGMGATKWQTILRVVLPAAIPGIITGSILAFSRAIGETAPLLVVGAFAFVNYLPENVMSTFTVMPIQIYNWAARPQPEFQDVAAAGIIILFIFLIVMNSVAVLIRNKFQKRY; encoded by the coding sequence ATGAAACTAATAGATAAACAGTCTGTATCAAAAAATATGGGTAAAAGATTAGCTGTTAACAATTTATTTAAAGGGATATTTGTTGTAGCTATACTCTTTACTTTAGTGGTGCTAGCAGTATTACTTTATCGGATATTCACTCAAGGATTTAGCTTTATTTCATTTGATTTTTTCCAAAACTTTGCTTCTAGAAAACCAGAACAGTCTGGAATAAAAGCAGCACTTGTTGGATCTTTATGGGTTATGGGTGTAACAATTCCAATTGCTTTAATATTAGCAGTTGGTACAGCGATTTATTTGGAAGAGTATGCTAAGAAGAGTAAGCTTAATGCTTTTATTCAAACAAACATTTCAAATCTAGCTGGAGTACCTTCAATCGTATTCGGTTTATTAGGTTTAACAGTATTTGTACGTTTCTTTGATCTAGGGCGTAGTATTTTAGCTGGTGGATTAACAATGGCGCTACTTGTATTGCCTGTTATTGTTGTAGCATCGCAAGAAGCAATTCGTTCTGTACCTAAAGACTTACGTGAAGCATCTTATGGAATGGGTGCGACGAAATGGCAGACTATCCTAAGAGTGGTATTACCTGCTGCTATTCCGGGAATCATCACAGGAAGTATTTTAGCATTTTCTCGTGCGATAGGTGAAACAGCACCTTTATTAGTTGTTGGAGCATTCGCTTTTGTTAACTACTTACCAGAAAATGTGATGAGTACCTTTACTGTGATGCCAATTCAAATTTACAACTGGGCGGCAAGACCGCAACCAGAATTCCAAGACGTTGCAGCTGCGGGAATCATTATCTTGTTTATTTTCTTAATTGTCATGAACTCTGTTGCAGTTTTAATAAGAAATAAGTTTCAAAAACGTTATTAA
- the pstB gene encoding phosphate ABC transporter ATP-binding protein PstB translates to MDTVKIKREAIEKNKANTNKSIVYKSDNLNLWYGKDQALKNIDLDIYENDVTAIIGPSGCGKSTYIKTLNRMVELIPVVRTSGQILYRGKNIFDKSYQVEDLRTQVGMVFQKPNPFPKSIYENIAYGPKIHGIKDKKVIDEIVEKSLRGAAIWDEVKDRLKENAYGLSGGQQQRLCIARCLAIEPDVILMDEPTSALDPISTLKIEELIQELKQNYSIIIVTHNMQQAARISDRTAFFLNGEVVEYTDTDRLFSNPSDKRTEDYITGRFG, encoded by the coding sequence ATGGATACTGTGAAAATTAAAAGAGAAGCAATAGAAAAAAATAAGGCAAATACAAATAAGAGTATTGTCTATAAATCAGATAATTTAAATTTATGGTACGGAAAAGATCAAGCACTAAAAAACATTGATTTAGATATTTATGAGAATGATGTGACAGCTATTATTGGACCATCTGGGTGTGGTAAGTCAACTTATATTAAGACACTAAATCGAATGGTTGAGTTAATCCCTGTAGTACGTACGTCTGGTCAAATCCTGTACCGTGGCAAGAATATTTTTGATAAATCTTATCAAGTTGAGGATCTAAGAACACAGGTTGGAATGGTGTTTCAAAAGCCCAATCCATTTCCTAAGTCAATATATGAGAATATTGCTTATGGTCCAAAAATTCACGGAATTAAAGATAAAAAAGTAATTGATGAAATTGTTGAAAAGAGTTTACGTGGAGCCGCGATCTGGGATGAAGTGAAAGATCGTTTGAAGGAAAATGCATATGGTCTATCTGGTGGACAACAGCAACGCTTATGTATTGCACGCTGTTTAGCTATTGAGCCAGACGTTATCTTAATGGATGAACCAACATCTGCACTTGATCCTATTTCTACATTGAAAATCGAGGAACTTATTCAAGAATTAAAACAAAACTACAGCATTATCATCGTTACACACAATATGCAACAAGCAGCTCGTATATCTGATCGTACAGCATTCTTTCTTAATGGAGAAGTAGTGGAATATACGGATACTGATCGTCTATTTTCTAATCCTTCTGACAAGCGTACAGAAGACTATATTACAGGTCGATTTGGATAA
- the phoU gene encoding phosphate signaling complex protein PhoU: protein MSVREKFEFDLKNLRDKLIEIGSLTEVALNKSIDALENQNIEKALQIIEDDYRVDDLDEEINDLAILLIAKQQPVATDLRRIIVAIKISSDIERMADFAVNIAKSTIRIGTEPLVKPIETIKKMHEIATEMLSLSIKAFNEEDVVLAKKVADMDDQVDDLYGEGMKDILMLMESKSQYLEQLTQLAFVCRYIERTADHATNISESIMYLVKGKRYDLNT, encoded by the coding sequence ATGTCCGTTAGGGAGAAATTTGAATTTGATTTAAAAAATTTACGTGATAAATTAATTGAAATCGGAAGTCTTACGGAAGTAGCTTTAAATAAATCTATTGATGCATTAGAGAATCAAAATATCGAAAAGGCTCTACAAATAATAGAAGATGATTATAGGGTTGATGACTTAGATGAAGAAATTAATGATCTCGCAATTCTTCTCATTGCAAAACAGCAACCTGTAGCGACAGATCTTAGAAGAATTATTGTAGCAATAAAAATTTCTAGCGATATCGAAAGAATGGCTGATTTTGCAGTGAATATTGCGAAATCTACAATTAGAATTGGAACAGAGCCTCTGGTGAAACCAATTGAAACAATAAAAAAAATGCATGAAATTGCTACTGAAATGCTATCACTATCTATTAAAGCTTTTAATGAAGAGGATGTTGTTCTGGCTAAGAAAGTGGCAGATATGGATGATCAAGTGGACGATTTATACGGAGAAGGTATGAAAGACATCCTAATGTTAATGGAGTCGAAATCTCAATATTTGGAACAATTAACACAGCTTGCGTTTGTTTGTCGTTATATTGAAAGAACGGCTGATCATGCTACTAACATATCAGAGAGCATTATGTACTTAGTAAAGGGAAAAAGATATGATTTGAATACCTAA
- a CDS encoding endolytic transglycosylase MltG, with translation MSKTGFRAFAAGMIVSTSVLGATYLFSNNQESSSPKEKQEISKDDVEAYLSNNGEIPIKTEEYEQLLAAKNASVQGETKAPETEQKTEEIEKTEETPKAEEPKEEKKEETVTYKVTIKEGMTTSEVSDQLEQNGIIESSGEFDQFLIKNEYHTRVQLGTFEVKKGMTFEQLADAFTR, from the coding sequence ATGAGTAAAACAGGATTTCGAGCTTTTGCTGCTGGAATGATCGTTTCAACCTCTGTACTTGGAGCAACTTATCTTTTTTCAAACAACCAAGAATCTTCATCTCCTAAAGAAAAGCAAGAAATTTCTAAAGATGATGTGGAGGCATACTTATCAAATAACGGTGAAATCCCAATTAAAACAGAGGAATACGAACAGTTGTTAGCTGCAAAAAACGCATCGGTACAAGGTGAAACAAAAGCACCTGAAACAGAGCAAAAGACAGAGGAAATAGAAAAAACAGAGGAAACACCTAAAGCTGAAGAACCGAAAGAAGAGAAAAAAGAAGAAACCGTAACATATAAAGTGACAATAAAAGAAGGCATGACAACAAGTGAAGTGTCCGATCAGTTAGAGCAAAATGGAATTATCGAGTCATCTGGTGAGTTTGATCAATTTTTAATTAAAAACGAATATCACACAAGAGTACAATTAGGAACTTTTGAAGTAAAAAAGGGTATGACGTTTGAACAATTAGCAGATGCCTTTACTAGATAA
- a CDS encoding glycosyltransferase family 4 protein, whose translation MNKQNLTVLCLTTEYGENVVGGLGRHVTDLTLASKNQGLSYIVITPSISGKEYVEVKKHVTVYYVKNWTPVHLHFLDYIRNLNFRIVQFVLHELNKDVDLIHCHDWLTGMAAVTLQKQLGKPLMSTIHSTEKERKLVVKTKPIEMITTYEKELMTKSDRLIVSSAYMYSLLNRDYDIEKECMDLIPNGILPSQYQLPRNESNNQYPTPFILAMGRLVKEKGFEYLLMAFEEIKPFHKDLKLIIAGEGPYEEVLIRKSIELTIDDDVIFTGHVKGREKNCLLHQCEMLIIPSLYEPFGIIALEGMICRRPVIAFHTGGLKEIVGDGKGILVESSRSSDLAKEMRTILVNRELGKEVADRGFTHVVQNYHWDDVILLIKNSYQTLLNK comes from the coding sequence ATGAATAAGCAGAATTTAACGGTATTGTGTTTAACAACAGAGTATGGTGAAAATGTGGTTGGGGGGTTAGGAAGACACGTTACAGACTTAACCTTAGCTTCAAAAAATCAAGGGTTATCCTACATTGTCATTACACCCTCGATTTCTGGCAAAGAATATGTTGAGGTAAAAAAACATGTAACCGTTTATTATGTAAAGAACTGGACCCCTGTTCATCTTCATTTTTTAGATTATATACGTAATCTGAATTTTAGAATCGTACAATTTGTTTTACATGAATTGAATAAGGACGTTGATCTTATCCATTGCCATGATTGGTTAACGGGTATGGCCGCTGTTACTTTACAAAAGCAATTAGGTAAACCATTAATGAGTACGATTCATTCAACAGAAAAAGAAAGGAAGCTTGTAGTAAAGACTAAACCTATTGAAATGATTACAACATATGAAAAGGAATTAATGACAAAGTCAGACAGACTGATTGTTAGTAGTGCATATATGTATTCTCTCTTGAATCGCGATTATGATATTGAAAAAGAATGTATGGATCTCATTCCAAATGGAATACTACCAAGTCAGTATCAATTGCCTAGAAATGAATCAAATAACCAGTATCCTACTCCATTTATACTTGCAATGGGGAGGTTAGTGAAAGAAAAGGGCTTTGAGTATCTTTTAATGGCATTTGAAGAAATAAAACCATTTCATAAAGACCTGAAGCTTATAATTGCTGGGGAAGGGCCATATGAAGAGGTGTTAATACGAAAGTCTATAGAATTAACTATTGATGATGATGTTATATTTACTGGGCATGTAAAGGGAAGGGAGAAAAATTGCCTTCTTCATCAATGTGAAATGCTCATAATCCCAAGTTTATATGAGCCTTTTGGAATCATTGCACTTGAAGGAATGATTTGTAGAAGACCGGTCATAGCTTTTCATACAGGTGGATTAAAAGAGATAGTGGGGGATGGAAAGGGGATCTTAGTTGAGAGTTCTCGATCATCTGACCTTGCAAAAGAAATGCGTACTATACTAGTAAATAGGGAGTTAGGAAAGGAAGTAGCCGATCGTGGGTTTACTCATGTTGTTCAAAACTACCACTGGGACGATGTGATCCTACTAATAAAAAATTCCTATCAAACATTGCTAAATAAGTAG
- the rpmG gene encoding 50S ribosomal protein L33: MRVNITLACTDCGERNYISKKNKRNNPDRLELKKYCSREKKMTLHRETK, encoded by the coding sequence ATGCGTGTGAATATTACTTTAGCTTGCACTGATTGTGGCGAACGTAACTATATTTCTAAAAAGAATAAACGTAACAACCCAGATCGTCTTGAGCTTAAAAAATATTGCTCAAGAGAGAAAAAAATGACTTTACACCGTGAAACAAAGTAA